The proteins below are encoded in one region of Arthrobacter sp. CJ23:
- a CDS encoding thiolase family protein: protein MAGSFIYDGIRTPFGKFGKSLAGIRPDDLASHVIREVVDRQPGLEAHRIDEVILGNANGAGEDNRNVARMSALLAGLPTSVPGVTVNRLCGSGLEAAIQASRAVEIGDADLVVAGGVESMSRAPWILAKPERAFPAGPETLHSSTLGWRMVNPRMNQAWTISNGETAENLADKFDISRTEQDQFAVRSHRLAAKAWSEGIYDDEVVPHPDSQLLTDEGVRPTTSGEALAGLAPAFRDGGSVTAGNSSPLNDGAAAMLIGREGALETEPLARIVSRGVAGNDPDIFGIAPVEAANQALARAGKTWADVDVVELNEAFAAQSLACLRLWPDLDPEKVNIHGGALALGHPLGASGSRILIHLARELKRRGGGVGVAAICIGVGQGLAVVLER, encoded by the coding sequence ATGGCAGGCAGTTTCATCTATGACGGGATCCGCACCCCCTTCGGAAAATTCGGGAAGTCATTGGCGGGCATCCGCCCCGACGATCTGGCCTCCCATGTCATCCGGGAGGTAGTCGACAGGCAGCCGGGGCTGGAAGCGCACAGGATTGATGAGGTGATTCTGGGCAACGCCAACGGTGCAGGAGAAGACAACCGCAATGTGGCGCGAATGTCTGCGCTGCTCGCCGGGCTTCCGACGTCGGTGCCTGGCGTTACGGTCAATCGGCTGTGCGGTTCCGGCCTCGAGGCTGCCATCCAGGCGAGCCGTGCTGTGGAAATTGGAGATGCCGATCTGGTGGTCGCTGGCGGCGTCGAATCCATGAGCAGGGCGCCCTGGATCCTCGCAAAACCCGAGCGGGCCTTTCCTGCCGGCCCAGAAACTCTCCACAGTTCAACGCTGGGCTGGCGCATGGTTAACCCCAGGATGAACCAGGCCTGGACGATCTCCAATGGCGAAACGGCAGAAAACCTCGCCGACAAGTTCGACATCTCAAGGACAGAGCAAGACCAGTTTGCCGTTCGCAGCCACCGGCTGGCCGCGAAGGCCTGGTCCGAAGGCATCTACGACGACGAGGTGGTGCCCCATCCGGATTCACAGCTCCTCACCGACGAGGGTGTCCGGCCCACCACCTCGGGGGAGGCCTTGGCGGGTCTGGCTCCGGCATTCCGTGACGGGGGTTCAGTCACTGCAGGCAATTCATCTCCGCTCAATGACGGGGCAGCAGCCATGCTTATCGGCCGGGAGGGCGCCCTGGAAACGGAACCCCTGGCACGCATCGTTTCACGCGGGGTGGCCGGCAATGATCCAGACATCTTCGGCATTGCGCCCGTGGAGGCGGCCAACCAGGCCCTGGCCCGGGCAGGGAAGACCTGGGCCGACGTGGATGTTGTGGAGCTCAATGAAGCCTTCGCGGCACAAAGCCTGGCATGCCTGCGGCTTTGGCCCGACCTGGATCCGGAGAAGGTGAACATTCACGGCGGCGCGCTGGCCCTTGGTCACCCCTTGGGTGCGTCCGGCTCCCGCATCCTGATCCACCTGGCACGGGAGCTGAAACGCCGCGGCGGAGGAGTCGGAGTTGCCGCCATTTGCATCGGAGTGGGACAAGGCCTCGCTGTTGTGCTGGAGCGCTAG
- a CDS encoding flavin reductase family protein has product MIINSADLDATDSYKLLIGSIIPRAIAWVSTISPEGVANLAPISFFTAVGRKPPMVSISLQPRSDGKTLKDTFVNIRETGNFVVNVATLPQAHALHSSAFEFPSGVDEFEAVGLEKEASQAVTAPRIKDAPIAMECIVNRIIPVGDMNDHVVWGEVVRFHVKDELYLERGRIDTAAVAAVGRLAAEYTLVENVFTTPLEDELLKSKHKQRMARLDGQPDDWSPINTAAWSPSGSTLTKEQ; this is encoded by the coding sequence ATGATCATCAATAGCGCGGACCTCGACGCCACAGACTCCTACAAACTCCTCATCGGAAGCATCATTCCCCGGGCGATCGCTTGGGTGAGCACCATCTCTCCGGAAGGTGTGGCCAACCTTGCGCCCATTTCCTTCTTCACGGCGGTGGGACGAAAGCCGCCAATGGTGTCCATCTCGCTGCAGCCACGCTCAGACGGCAAGACCCTCAAGGACACGTTCGTCAACATCCGCGAAACGGGGAACTTCGTGGTTAACGTGGCCACGCTTCCACAGGCTCACGCCCTGCACTCCTCCGCCTTCGAATTCCCGTCTGGCGTCGACGAGTTTGAGGCAGTGGGGCTCGAAAAAGAGGCCTCGCAGGCCGTGACAGCACCCAGGATCAAAGACGCCCCTATCGCGATGGAATGCATCGTTAACCGCATCATTCCCGTGGGCGACATGAACGATCACGTCGTCTGGGGCGAAGTGGTCCGCTTCCACGTCAAGGACGAGCTGTACCTGGAACGGGGAAGGATTGACACTGCGGCGGTCGCGGCTGTGGGCCGGCTGGCGGCTGAATACACCCTGGTGGAAAACGTGTTCACCACACCCCTTGAGGACGAGCTCCTCAAGTCCAAACACAAACAGCGCATGGCACGCCTGGACGGTCAGCCGGATGACTGGTCGCCAATTAACACTGCAGCCTGGTCGCCGTCCGGTTCCACCCTCACCAAGGAGCAGTAA
- a CDS encoding alpha/beta fold hydrolase has protein sequence MTTVIEQLQEQDPSLTTTGSGDVAVLFIHGFLDDQSVWDDVVSELAAADAQLLRLDLAGMGDRSGDEGPYSLQRYADDVARVVAGLDKPVVLVAQSMGTLVAELVGVRHPDKVLGAVFVTPVPLAGTHLPEEAVSSFRKLGGDVEAQRGVRMYLGGGLDEFGLDKLTYIGSRIRPEVVTHLVDCWNEGIPDAPEKSEFSSPVLIIRGEADGFATAELVSSAVAPRFQHVKEEVLSGAGHWPHVQQPQNVAGLIGRFLQEISEGSAAAPGGAGAQGWINAFASKSADDFGEAFHRDVVLEASVIRSPITGRENVKTVMSAASSIYESLEFTQQTINGQRTYLEWQATAFGGLKLYGVTILTKDENGQIVSAAIHHRPLDAALRFSAELGKRIGKAVGESRFYSAD, from the coding sequence GTGACTACCGTAATTGAGCAGTTGCAGGAGCAGGATCCCTCCCTGACAACCACGGGCAGCGGCGATGTGGCCGTGCTCTTCATCCACGGTTTCCTGGATGACCAGAGTGTCTGGGACGACGTCGTCTCCGAACTCGCCGCCGCGGACGCCCAACTGCTGAGGCTGGACCTGGCAGGGATGGGGGACCGGAGCGGGGATGAGGGCCCCTATAGTCTGCAGCGGTATGCCGACGACGTCGCCCGCGTCGTGGCTGGGCTGGACAAGCCCGTAGTACTCGTCGCGCAAAGCATGGGGACGCTCGTGGCCGAGCTCGTGGGTGTCCGCCACCCGGACAAGGTGCTGGGCGCAGTATTCGTTACGCCCGTTCCCTTGGCAGGGACGCACCTTCCCGAGGAAGCTGTCAGCTCCTTCCGGAAGCTCGGTGGGGACGTAGAAGCACAGCGCGGGGTTCGGATGTACCTGGGCGGCGGGCTGGACGAATTCGGCTTGGACAAGCTCACCTATATAGGCAGCCGCATCCGCCCGGAAGTGGTGACCCACCTCGTTGACTGCTGGAACGAGGGGATCCCGGACGCCCCGGAGAAGAGTGAATTTAGCTCACCTGTATTAATTATCCGCGGTGAAGCCGACGGTTTCGCCACCGCTGAACTGGTATCTTCAGCGGTCGCCCCACGATTCCAGCACGTGAAGGAGGAAGTACTCAGCGGGGCGGGCCACTGGCCCCACGTCCAGCAGCCCCAGAACGTGGCCGGACTCATCGGCCGGTTCCTGCAAGAAATTTCTGAAGGATCTGCCGCTGCACCCGGCGGGGCCGGCGCTCAAGGCTGGATCAACGCCTTTGCCAGCAAGTCCGCGGACGACTTTGGCGAGGCCTTCCACCGCGACGTTGTCCTTGAGGCTTCTGTCATTCGGTCTCCAATCACCGGCCGGGAGAACGTCAAAACGGTGATGAGCGCAGCCAGCTCCATTTACGAGTCCCTCGAGTTTACGCAGCAAACCATTAATGGTCAGCGCACCTATCTTGAGTGGCAGGCGACGGCGTTCGGCGGCCTCAAGCTCTACGGAGTCACCATCCTCACCAAGGACGAGAACGGTCAGATAGTCTCAGCCGCCATCCACCACCGCCCTCTTGACGCAGCGCTCCGCTTCTCGGCTGAACTCGGTAAACGGATCGGGAAGGCCGTAGGTGAATCCCGTTTCTACTCCGCCGACTGA
- a CDS encoding enoyl-CoA hydratase/isomerase family protein, with product MTHLTFTVQDQIATIVLDNPPQNRIDLQMADELSEAITAIGSSDARVVIVRSEGADFSFGGDIMTWPGAETRELRALFERYMSVFNQLELLPMPVIAEVQGLCFGGGFELALRADLIFAAESAEFGHPEQTLGIVTLLGGIYRVAERAGKARAAEWAMTSEKVPASEMSRAGVVNRVVSEDKLREEVLAFAQRIATGATRAYAAHKALLRTWSLGGVAAADQAMFDIAMPLFEREDTQVGLNSAVEALKEGRPRPVLEFQGR from the coding sequence ATGACCCACCTGACTTTCACTGTCCAGGATCAGATTGCCACCATCGTCCTGGACAATCCGCCCCAGAACCGAATCGACCTTCAGATGGCGGATGAACTTTCCGAAGCTATAACCGCCATCGGCAGCAGTGACGCCCGTGTGGTCATCGTTCGGTCTGAAGGGGCGGACTTCAGCTTCGGAGGTGACATCATGACGTGGCCGGGCGCCGAAACGCGGGAACTGCGTGCCTTGTTTGAGCGCTACATGTCAGTCTTCAACCAGCTCGAATTGCTGCCGATGCCGGTCATCGCCGAAGTTCAAGGTCTTTGCTTCGGAGGTGGATTTGAACTCGCTCTCCGTGCCGACCTCATCTTTGCCGCAGAGTCAGCGGAGTTCGGGCATCCAGAGCAGACTCTTGGCATCGTTACCCTCCTGGGCGGCATCTATCGGGTGGCAGAGAGGGCGGGCAAGGCGCGGGCAGCAGAATGGGCCATGACCTCGGAAAAAGTGCCGGCGTCGGAAATGAGCCGCGCCGGAGTAGTGAACCGCGTCGTTTCCGAGGACAAGCTCCGGGAGGAAGTCTTGGCGTTTGCGCAGCGAATCGCTACCGGTGCCACGCGGGCGTACGCCGCGCACAAGGCACTGCTGAGGACCTGGTCGCTGGGCGGTGTCGCTGCAGCAGACCAGGCGATGTTTGATATCGCCATGCCCTTGTTTGAACGCGAAGACACCCAAGTGGGGCTGAATTCAGCAGTGGAAGCTCTTAAGGAGGGAAGGCCGCGGCCCGTGTTGGAATTTCAAGGCCGCTGA
- a CDS encoding CGNR zinc finger domain-containing protein, producing MSYWNATQRYDMESAPGGLGFVHDLLNTKSAGKPRRSDLLLDLGLAQAWVDAGLKQWALATGRRYVEVKLTERDLEHLRYFRDELASTLNAEGDPDAVVSSDVDALPTVWTTATSLKLKSNGMVQAEPQGAGAGHIESLAMTEIFQAQLAGTWHRLKLCRSEKCRVAFFDRSRNNSGVWHDVKICGNPANLRAHRARKHESKLVN from the coding sequence GTGAGCTACTGGAACGCGACGCAGCGCTATGACATGGAAAGTGCTCCTGGCGGGCTCGGTTTTGTGCATGACCTGCTCAACACGAAATCCGCTGGAAAGCCGCGAAGGTCCGACTTATTGCTTGACCTTGGGCTCGCTCAGGCCTGGGTGGATGCCGGGCTGAAACAGTGGGCACTGGCAACCGGCAGGCGCTATGTCGAAGTCAAACTTACCGAACGCGACCTGGAACATCTGCGGTACTTTCGTGACGAACTTGCCAGCACGCTAAACGCCGAAGGGGACCCTGACGCCGTCGTCAGTTCCGACGTCGACGCCCTGCCCACAGTCTGGACAACCGCCACGTCCCTGAAGCTCAAATCCAATGGAATGGTTCAGGCAGAACCGCAGGGGGCGGGAGCCGGACACATTGAATCCCTGGCCATGACAGAGATTTTCCAGGCCCAACTCGCGGGAACCTGGCACCGGCTCAAACTATGCCGCAGCGAAAAATGCCGGGTTGCGTTCTTTGACCGTTCACGCAATAACAGCGGCGTTTGGCATGACGTGAAAATCTGCGGTAACCCGGCGAATCTCCGAGCGCACCGGGCGCGAAAACATGAATCAAAGCTCGTGAATTGA
- a CDS encoding sulfurtransferase, translated as MQALPPDNSDRIAEYAHSDRLVTAEWLVQHMADDRLVIVESDEDPLLYEVGHIPSAVKIDWHTDLNDQVMRDYLTGQEFANLMTSRGISRDSTVVIYGDKHNWWAAYTLWVFSLFGHPAVRLLDGGREKWISEGRPLETAPAPARTATPYPVVTRDDASIRAFKNDVQEHIGLPLIDIRSPEEYTGERTSIPDYPQEGVLRGGHIPGARNVPWARAVSDDGTFRPRRELEEIYFNEVGLRADDEVITYCRIGERSSHSWFALTFLLGMDRVRNYDGSWTEWGNAVRAPIAVGLEDPVWVSSPVTVSPEP; from the coding sequence ATGCAAGCCTTACCTCCGGACAATTCTGACCGAATCGCCGAGTACGCACATTCCGATAGGTTGGTCACCGCCGAATGGCTTGTGCAGCACATGGCTGATGACAGGCTGGTCATCGTGGAGTCTGACGAGGACCCGCTGCTGTATGAAGTGGGCCATATACCGTCGGCAGTGAAAATTGATTGGCATACGGACCTGAACGACCAGGTGATGCGCGACTATTTGACGGGCCAGGAATTTGCCAATCTGATGACGTCCCGCGGTATTTCACGGGACAGCACCGTTGTCATTTATGGTGACAAGCACAACTGGTGGGCCGCCTATACCCTCTGGGTATTCAGTCTCTTTGGCCATCCTGCCGTCCGCTTGCTCGACGGCGGGCGTGAAAAGTGGATCTCCGAAGGACGTCCTCTCGAGACCGCGCCGGCGCCCGCCCGGACCGCAACGCCGTATCCGGTGGTCACGCGCGACGACGCGTCCATCCGGGCGTTTAAGAATGACGTCCAGGAACACATCGGGCTACCCCTGATAGACATCCGCAGCCCTGAGGAATACACGGGTGAGCGCACGTCAATTCCCGATTACCCGCAGGAGGGCGTCCTTCGCGGCGGTCATATCCCTGGGGCGCGCAATGTCCCGTGGGCGCGGGCTGTTTCCGACGACGGGACGTTCCGGCCGCGGAGGGAACTCGAGGAGATCTACTTCAACGAAGTAGGCCTGCGAGCCGACGATGAAGTCATCACCTACTGCCGCATTGGCGAGCGTTCAAGCCATTCGTGGTTCGCCCTGACGTTCCTGCTGGGCATGGACAGGGTGAGGAACTACGACGGCTCATGGACCGAATGGGGCAATGCTGTTCGGGCTCCGATAGCGGTAGGTTTAGAAGATCCTGTTTGGGTGAGTAGTCCGGTTACCGTCTCTCCGGAGCCATAG